A stretch of the Papaver somniferum cultivar HN1 chromosome 6, ASM357369v1, whole genome shotgun sequence genome encodes the following:
- the LOC113288199 gene encoding protein transport protein SFT2-like: MKNAAQAWFLGGSVYEEEVGQSSSSSILADWNSYAASRESEDSSGLGFDIEAAVKTANDKVTGGFSLFSKGAKDLSGSFHSATSNVPSGKSLMYFGLLLGAGVFFVFIAFTMFLPVMVLMPQKFAICFTIGCAFIIGSFFALKGPKNQLLHMTTRERLPFTLGFFGSMVGTIYVSMVLHSYILSVLFSVLQVLALSYYALSYFPGGSAGLKFLTSTLTSSILRCFGR; encoded by the exons ATGAAGAATGCAGCACAAGCTTGGTTCTTGGGAGGATCGGTATACGAAGAGGAAGTAGGTCAAAGTTCATCTTCATCTATTCTTGCTGATTGGAATTCTTATGCTGCTTCAAGAGAATCCGAAGATTCTTCTGGTTTAGGTTTTGACATCGAAGCTGCTGTTAAAACCGCAAATGATAAAGTCACTGGTGGCTTCAGTTT GTTTTCTAAAGGAGCGAAGGATTTGTCGGGGAGTTTTCACTCAGCCACTAGTAATGTTCCTTCAGGGAAATCTCTCATGTACTTCGGGCTGCTCCTAGGGGCTGGAgtgttttttgttttcattgCGTTCACCATGTTTTTACCCGTCATGGTGCTGATGCCTCAGAAGTTCGCTATCTGCTTTACCATTGGCTGCGCCTTCATTATAGGATCATTTTTTGCTCTTAAAGGGCCAAAAAATCAGCTGTTACACATGACAACCAGAGAA agaCTTCCTTTTACACTGGGGTTCTTTGGCAGTATGGTTGGTACAATTTACGTATCAATGGTGCTTCACAGTTACATTCTCTCTGTATTATTCTCAGTATTGCAG GTACTTGCACTATCATATTATGCACTATCTTACTTCCCAGGAGGTTCGGCTGGATTGAAGTTCCTTACTTCCACTCTTACCTCTTCAATATTGAGGTGTTTTGGCAGGTGA